The Elusimicrobiota bacterium genomic interval ATGGCATCATTGGCGTTTGTCTTTTACTTTTCGCTGACAACCAACGCCTTTAAAACTGAGAACCGCCCGTTAAAACGCTACTTAATCACGGCGGCCGCCGCTTACATCAGCATATTCATCTGGGCGCCGGCCGGGCTTTTTATCCTGGGTCTGTTGATGGCGCTCCTGAGCGCCCTGGCGTCGGGGAGCGCCGATCCCTGCATCTTGCGTCTGCCGGTTAAACCGGCGCTCCTCGCGCTGAGCGCGGCGAATCTTTTTTTTGGCGTGTTGCTGGCACGCCGCTGGGCCGGAGCATTATCCGGCAGATTGATGAGTTTAAATCGGCGTTTGGCCAAAAAAAGCCTTGTCCTTGTTTTGTCGGTTGTCGCGTTATCTGTTGGGGGCGCTGCCTGGCGCGGGCATCCTTATGCTGACCACGGAGCAGGTTTGATGGCCAAAATGACCTGGCTTCTGGGCCATGGCGACGACGTACTTTATGCGACCATGTTTGCGGGCTGGGGCCATGTGTTCGGATGGGACCGGCAGGGTCTTGAAGATTTTCAACGCCTGGCCCGAGGGCAGGCGCCCCCCGGCGCCAAGGTTGCGCGCGCCGATGCCGCTAAAAAATACGTCGTGTTTTCCGACCTGCATCTCTTGGAGAAAGGGGCCAGGCACGATCATTTCAAAAACTGGAGCCGGGCCGGCCATGGCCCGGGCAATCATGAAATTTTTCACAGGGCGCTCGATTATTACCAAAAACACGAATTTTATCTCGTGGAAGCGGGCGACATTGAAGATTTATTCGTCAAAGCCCCCGGCTTCGGCAGGATGGCGAAGGAGCAAATTTTCGACGCTGTATTGGGACCGCTCGGCAACTATTTTGACGGCGCGGCGGAAAAAAAGGAACGCCTCCAAAAGCTCCGCGCCATAGCGCGCAACTACGCATCTCACTACGAACATTTACGCGATTCTTTTTTTAAACACGGCCGCCTCATCAAACTCATCGGCAATCACGATGAGGCGCTGTTGGAACCGGAATTCTTGAATGTTCTGCGGGAAATATACGGAGGTCCCATAGAGGTTTATGAATACCTTGCCCTGGTCGATGATCCCGCTGTCTCCAACAGTCCGGTGCGCGCTGTGGTGGCGCACGGGCATCAATTCGATGTGATCTGCGCCATTGGCGCTGGGGATTTAATCGGCGAGGTTTACACGGAATCCCTGGCTTGGTTTGGAACCGGGGCGGACAGAGTGTGGCCGGGTTATTCAGCCCAAGAAGGCGGCTGGACCCAACGCATGCGCAGAGACTCGGGATTCGCCAATACCATTTCACGTTCTCCCAGTTTCTTTAAGGAAAAAAACGCGGTTGTGAAATGGAGACACATGAACGAAGACATGGCCGCAAAGGCGGTCACCGGCGCCGGCCCTGAAGCGCCCTACCTTGTCCTCGGCCATACCCACGAGCCCAGGTTCCGGGCGGCGGACAAAAACGGCTCGTTGGTGGAAAAATACGTCAACACGGGGTCCGCCTCGCTCTATGAACAACTGGTTTGGGCCGTAGAAATCATCAACGGCCGGCCCGCCTTGGTCGCTTGGCGGACAAATGAACAAGGCGCATTGATCAAAACGCTCATGGAAGCAACGCCGGACGGGCGGCTTATCCCGGCGCAGGACAAGATATTGGCAGTTGCATCACCTGGAGGCAATCTTTGATGAATTTGAATATTCGACCCACTAACGGGAAACGTCCTGTTGTCGTCATCGGCGCCGGCATCGCAGGGTTGACGGCGGCTTGGGAACTTAAGAAAAAAGGACTGGACGTTATTGTTCTTGAGGAAACGTCGCATATCGGCGGCCGCATCTGCTCCGTTGAGCAAAACAATTGCACATTTGAATCGGGCATGCAGTTTTATTACTCAGCCTATAGAGAGGCGCGGCACTTGCTGCGCGAAACGGGCATGCAACAACATTTAATACCGGCCCCGATCTCTGGTCTCATGACCTGGGAAGGGCGCATCGGAACATTCGAAAAAACAAAACCCTGGTTGAATTTGCTGGGGATCAAGGAAAATCTCTCGCTTTGGGCAGCCATAGCCAAACATGCCGGGGCATTGGCTGCGCTCGATATTTTTAATTTTAAAGGGGACGAAGCGCTTGACCGCATCGACGCGGCCGAATATTTCAAACACAAGTGCGGCGCCAAGGTCTTGGAGTTGGCCATCCGGCCAATGACCACCTCCTATGCATTCGTTGAGCCCGAAGGCCACAGCCTGGCCATGCTGCTTAAAATCATCAAACTGGGCGCTATCGCAAAAATTTACGCCCACACGCAAGGAAACGACGCGTTGGCCAAAGCCATGTCCAAGCAACTGGCGGTCATTCAAGGGCGGGCCACCGGCGTGACCGTGCGCCACGGGCAAGTGGAATCGGTCGCTTACAGAGCCAATGGCCGCGAAGAGACCGTGGAAACAAATCATGTTGTCTGCGCTGTGCCGCCGCCCCAGGCCGTTTCACTATTTTCTTCGCAGCCGGAGCTTCAGGGAGCTTTTGGAAGAATTCCTTATTCCGCGACCATCATGGCTCATTTCTTTCTTGATCGCGCCATTGAGGGCAAGCATTGGGTTTACGTGCTTTCCCGCCACGACGGGCATAAAGCCGCTTTCGCCATTGACTGCAGAAGGCGCTGCCCGCCTCTTTTTCCGGACGGCAAAAGCGTGATTCAGGTATCCTTCGTTAATCCCACGGCAACAGCCTTAATGGCTGTCGACGACGAAACGATTCTCAAGCAGGCGCTTAACGATATGAAGGTCTATTTGCCGGACCTCGAGTCTATGATAAAACGAACCTCGGTCATCAGACGGCCCCTGGCCGTGCCCACCTATCACGCGGGCATGTTCGGAAATATCCGCGATCTTGAAACGCAAGCCGCGCGCATTCAGGGCCTGCGGCTGGCCGGCGACTACCTGCGGGCGCCCCTGATCGAAGGCGCGATTCGTTCCGCCAAGGCTGCTGCCGGCGCGGACCAGTAACAAATAATGTCAAATATATCGTGTCCATATGATTTTTCTTTTATTGATTCTACTCGCGCCGCTTAACCTAAAAGCCGCGACTATTGATCTGCATTTGCACATGGCCACGGATGTAGCCCTGCCTCTGTTTTTTGACGGACGGCCCTCTGAGGGCCCGGCGCAGGCTCAAAAACATACGGAAATTTTCAAAAATCAAATCAGCGTCAAAGACTTGCGCGCGGGCAATGTCCGGCTAGTCATGGCCACCATTTACGCTTTTGACGTCGTTTCCCATCTGCGGGGCGGTTATTTAAAAGAAATACACCGTCAAATCGAAGCCATTGAAAAATGGACTGAGGAAAACAGCGAAACAGCGATGATTGTGCGTTCGCCTCAAGATGCTGAAGCGGTATTAAGTTCAAATGAATATCGCCTGGGCCTTATTCTGGCCGTCGAAGGAACGCACGGCGTCACGTCCCAGGCCGCGGTGGATTCGCTTTATGATGCCGGCGTGCGCATGATTACCATCGCGCACATGTCGAAAAAAAGCCCCTGGGCAGGCGCTGCGGACATCCGCTATGTCTTTTTTTCCAACTGCCTGCATAAGGGCAAACCTAATTCCAAACGCAATCCTATCGGTCTGACCGAATTGGGCAAAGAACTTTTGCCTTATGCCGTTAAAAAAGGAATTCTCATTGATCTGGCTCATTCGAGTGATCGGACCTTTCGCGATGTAACGGCACAAATGCCCAATATGCCGCTTCTTTTTTCTCATGAAGCAGCCAGGGAGTTGACCCCCTGCGAGCGCACGGTCGATCAAGCGAAACTCGACTATGCGAGAAAATCCGGGTCCATGGTCGGCTTAAGTTTTGATGCTCGACGAACAGGGGGGACGATCGCTGATTTGCTTGAGCACGCCAAAATTATGGTTCGAGACGGCGGTTACGGGGTTTTGGCGCTCGGAACTGATTTTAACGGCTTCCCACCCAGGGCGCAGGGCCTGGCCACGACCGAAGGGCTGGCCGAAGTTCTCTCCTCTCTGGAGCAAGCAGGCGTCACCGGCCCCCGCCAAAGTGCGGAAAACTTTCTTAATCTTTGGCGGCGATTCCTGGGATATTCCGCCCACATTGCGGCCAGATAAAGTTAACCTTCTGTTAACCATTTTTTGACTTTTCCTTAACCCCGGCTTCCCAGGACTTTTTGCCCTATTTCCATAGGGCTTTGTTCTCTAGGGCCCTTGCGCGGTTTCCCTTAGACTAAAGCTAAGAGAGCGACCATGAAAGGGAAAAAACATAGTCGAGGAAAGCGCAAGGTTCCGCAGACTGATCTGAGCATCCTCTACCTTTTATCCGAGCGGGAAAAGGCGATCAGCCCCAAAAAATTTTTTAGCTTTGTAATCACGCCCACTATTAAGGTTCTCAAAGAAACCAAACATTGGACCCCGAAGTCTTTTATCAGCATTCTGCTGGCCATCTCGATTTTGCTCACCGCCCCAGGTTTTGAATGTTACCAGGCATTGGGGTCTGCTCTTGAGGCATCGGGGCCCAAGGAAACCGCTTTAAACGTCCAAGCTTTATGCTTTGTGCCCCGATCTATAGCCACGGCGCGCTTGGAGCTGGCCTTCCAATCCCTGGGAACTCTCTCGCCGGCTCCGGTCTGGAGCAACGAGACCAAAAGCGCCGTGGCTGATTTTCTGGAGCGCCATGCCTGGGCTGAAAACCCGGCCGGCTGCGCCGATGTTCATGCCATTGTCACGGATAAAGAAGTCCAGGTATCGCGCGGTTCCTTTTTGTTTTCCGGCCGCTTGGCAGCCACGGACATAAGGGGAAAAACGGAAACAGCCCTGATCGTCAAAGCCTATATCAAAAAGAAAGACGGTTATATTCCTGTGGCCAATTTTCTGGATGAACAATATTTTGGTTCAGGCGAGATGGTGAGACATAGAATCCGCCCCGGATTAGGAGCCAAGGCGGTTCATGATGTTATTGCCACCAGCTTCAAGCGTCATCCTGTGGCCAAAATTTGGAAGGAAACAGGCGAAGAAACAAAAGCCAATTACACGGCTTATGAGGAGCCGGACTTTGCCACGCTGTACGCCAAAAAATTTGAAGAAATACCGGTTTTGCGCGAAGTGACCGATATCGGCAAAAGCGCGGTGTTGGGCACGGTCGGCCTTGTGCACCATGGCGCAGGAGGAGCGACCGCAGCCGCCGGCGCCCTCGCCGGTTACTTCGGTGAAAAAGATTTATCGAAACGCTTAAAAGCCGTTTCCGACGGCGCTCACGCGGCCGGTTATGCGACCTGGGCCGATGTCGGCATCAGCGGACTGACCAAAACCGAAGATTCCAGAGAGCGGGCTCTTTTGGCCGCCGGGGAATACCTTGACCCTGCGGAAGTGGATGGTTTGGCCATTGAAACGCATAAAAGTGGGATCAAGTGGATCGGACCAAGGAAATACTACGCCATGGTTTTCGGCGACCGTGGAATAAAAACATTGGAAGCTCTGACCGCAGGCATTCACGGGGAATGGTCCTCGGAACATGCCGCCTCCGAATATTTTAAATACGCGGAAAAAGCAAAGGGAGCGGCCAAATACGCTTGGATGGGAGCCGGGGTGTTGACGGCCACGGGCCGCATGCTTTTGGAATCAGCTCCCTTGATGCTGGCCATGCCTGCCGTTGAAACCGGCGCAGCAGCCGCAGCCGCCCGTGGGGTTCATCTGGCCGAAGGTTCGGCCCGGGCGGCTATGGCTGCTGCGCGAGGCGTTCATGTGGCCTTTAAAACAGGGGTCCTGTCCACCATGGTCGGCATCCCCATGGCCCTGGAAGGCGCGGCCACCGTCACATCCGCCAAAGAGTATTTGAAAAATCCGGAGAATCCGTACGCGGTTTCAGCGCTGTATCAGCATATCGGGGGACTGGCTACGTCCATGATCGGTCTGCCTGCTTTTGCCAAGGTCTATGGGAAGGCTTCAGCCGCCATTGAAAGAAAAGTCGGTGGTTTTGCCAAGGCCGCCCCGGTTGCTGCGAGCAAAGAAGTGCTTGCTTTGGATGAGGCTGGAAGCCGCCTGGCCAGAGCCGTTGACGAAAGGGCCGGCGGGACAACCGGAACCGGGGAGGTCGCTCGAGCGATCAACCATTACAACGAACAATTAAAGGCCCTTTTTGACTCAGGCAAAGTCAACAATGGGGAAGGCCGGGTCATCGAAAAACTGACCCCCGGCCAGCAAGAGCTGTACGATATGGCCATGAACGAAATAGCCAACGCCAAAAGTTCCGAGGATGTCCACCGGCTTTATTTGAAACTGGCCACCGGCGGCGGCAAAACCGTTTTAGCGGGCGGCGCTCTTTATCCCGTTGTTTCGGCCATGGCCGGCTTAAGGGGAGCGGAAAAAATCATTTATTCGGCGCCGACCCCCGAGCTTAACCTTCAGGCGAGGAATGAAATGGCCGCGTTCCGGGGCGGAGCGTTGCCTTCCGATCTAGAATTCGCCACGCACGCCGAGCTTATCAGCCGCGCCAATCTGGAAAAAAGCGGACGCGCCGGGGCCGCTACGCCGCTTGAGAAATCCGCCCTGCTTTTGGATGAAGCGGACGCGCCCTTTACCGAGCCCGCCATCAGCCACGGCAAGCCATCGGGAACAATCCCAAAAACTTACGCCGACAAGACCGGCAAGATCGCGGAAAACCCGGTTTATACCCTGCTTCGTTCCATGAGAGACCGCACCGAGATGCTGTCTTCGTCATTGCGAGGAGCGAAGCGACGAAGCAATCCCATTAATGAGATTGCTTCGGCTCCATCGGAGCCTCGCAATGACGGTGGTATTGGATTAAACCGCGGCCTTGAACTTGAAGCCGGCCGATTTGCCGAACGTTTTAAGGCCGTTGCCCGCGACTCCTCATTGCCCAAAGAAATCAGAAGCGGCGCCGAGCACTATGCCAAGAATCCTAATGCTTTAAAAGAAATCAAGAATTTCTCCGAAGCCTTTTTATCGTTGGATTCTTTGGGCGGCCGCTACCGCGTGGACAATAAAGCCGGACGCATCATCCCCAAAACAGAGTCAGGAACCTGGAGCGAGACGCTGGACATCCCAGCGCGCCGCTACCTGGAACTCAAACATAACTTGGATGTCACCAAACCCTACGAGCACAAATCCGTTTCCAATATGGCCGATGTTTTGGAAAGGGCCAAGGTGGTTATGGCTTTTTCCGGAACCAAGCCCCAAGCCATTGAAGGCACGCTCAAGCGATTGGGATTTAAAGAATTAGGCAAACCCACGCCGGCGCAGGAAGCGCCTATTGATTTTGCCGCTACGGCCTCCGCCAAATACGCCAATTTAGCCCGGGCCGTGCGCGAGAACGCCCGCAATCCGCAATCCCTGAGCATTGTCGCGGCAAAAAATACACGGGATATTCGTGTTTTGAGAAGACTGCTTTCGCCGTCGCTTAAACCCGCTGAAATCGCGGTTTGGGCATCCGGCAAATATGAGCTTAAAAACAATCCAAAAGCTGCCGCGAGTTTTAATATTGAAGCCTTAAAAAGAGGCACGGCCCGGGTTCTCCTTTTGGAAGCGCCCGTGGCGGGCCGGGGTATTGACCTGCCGGGTCAAGCGCTTTACAAGAAA includes:
- a CDS encoding membrane dipeptidase, translating into MIFLLLILLAPLNLKAATIDLHLHMATDVALPLFFDGRPSEGPAQAQKHTEIFKNQISVKDLRAGNVRLVMATIYAFDVVSHLRGGYLKEIHRQIEAIEKWTEENSETAMIVRSPQDAEAVLSSNEYRLGLILAVEGTHGVTSQAAVDSLYDAGVRMITIAHMSKKSPWAGAADIRYVFFSNCLHKGKPNSKRNPIGLTELGKELLPYAVKKGILIDLAHSSDRTFRDVTAQMPNMPLLFSHEAARELTPCERTVDQAKLDYARKSGSMVGLSFDARRTGGTIADLLEHAKIMVRDGGYGVLALGTDFNGFPPRAQGLATTEGLAEVLSSLEQAGVTGPRQSAENFLNLWRRFLGYSAHIAAR
- a CDS encoding FAD-dependent oxidoreductase, with protein sequence MNLNIRPTNGKRPVVVIGAGIAGLTAAWELKKKGLDVIVLEETSHIGGRICSVEQNNCTFESGMQFYYSAYREARHLLRETGMQQHLIPAPISGLMTWEGRIGTFEKTKPWLNLLGIKENLSLWAAIAKHAGALAALDIFNFKGDEALDRIDAAEYFKHKCGAKVLELAIRPMTTSYAFVEPEGHSLAMLLKIIKLGAIAKIYAHTQGNDALAKAMSKQLAVIQGRATGVTVRHGQVESVAYRANGREETVETNHVVCAVPPPQAVSLFSSQPELQGAFGRIPYSATIMAHFFLDRAIEGKHWVYVLSRHDGHKAAFAIDCRRRCPPLFPDGKSVIQVSFVNPTATALMAVDDETILKQALNDMKVYLPDLESMIKRTSVIRRPLAVPTYHAGMFGNIRDLETQAARIQGLRLAGDYLRAPLIEGAIRSAKAAAGADQ